The following coding sequences lie in one Primulina huaijiensis isolate GDHJ02 chromosome 2, ASM1229523v2, whole genome shotgun sequence genomic window:
- the LOC140959486 gene encoding probable carboxylesterase 2, with amino-acid sequence MSPFFHLGCKSKFLRRNKHENEMETPTDTKVVLHDVPPYLKVYEDGTVERLLGVETVQPTLDFDTGVSSKDVLILPLRGVSARLYRPANHHKKYPLVVYFHGGAFCISSPADPKYHDMLSKLVKEAQIILVSVDYRRAPENPLPMAYEDSWAALQWVASHMEHGSENWLKECADFDRVYLAGDSAGANISHHLTIKAGLQSQNPSLGKLKIVGILMVHPYFWGKEPIGVEAENPMFKSVVDKWWEFVCPSDLGCDDPWINPFVIGAPSLEGLACDKILICVAGNDILRERGRLYYESLVKSAWKGQAQFLETEGEDHVFHIIDSGSEKALELIKKCAEFLNKD; translated from the coding sequence ATGTCCCCATTTTTCCATCTTGGCTGCAAATCAAAGTTTCTTCGTAGAAACAAACACGAAAACGAGATGGAAACCCCGACCGATACAAAGGTTGTGCTTCACGATGTTCCACCTTACCTAAAAGTCTACGAAGATGGAACCGTCGAAAGGCTTTTAGGAGTAGAAACTGTCCAACCAACTCTCGATTTCGACACCGGAGTCTCCTCAAAGGATGTCCTAATCCTGCCGCTACGTGGCGTCTCAGCCCGGCTCTACCGACCGGCCAACCACCACAAGAAATACCCTTTAGTCGTCTACTTCCACGGCGGAGCTTTCTGCATATCATCTCCTGCTGATCCCAAGTACCACGACATGCTGAGCAAGCTAGTTAAAGAGGCTCAAATCATCCTCGTGTCGGTTGATTACCGAAGAGCCCCTGAAAACCCTCTTCCTATGGCGTACGAGGATTCTTGGGCAGCGCTTCAATGGGTCGCTTCACACATGGAACATGGCAGCGAAAATTGGCTGAAAGAATGTGCTGATTTCGACAGAGTGTACTTAGCAGGAGACAGTGCAGGCGCCAATATCTCGCATCACCTAACTATCAAGGCAGGGTTACAATCACAAAATCCCAGCTTAGGGAAACTCAAGATTGTCGGGATTTTGATGGTGCATCCATATTTCTGGGGAAAGGAGCCGATCGGAGTGGAAGCGGAGAACCCGATGTTCAAATCAGTGGTTGACAAGTGGTGGGAATTCGTCTGCCCGTCGGATCTCGGTTGCGATGACCCGTGGATCAACCCGTTTGTGATCGGAGCTCCGAGTCTTGAGGGATTAGCGTGTGACAAGATTCTTATTTGCGTTGCAGGGAATGATATTTTGAGGGAAAGAGGAAGATTGTACTACGAATCATTGGTGAAGAGTGCATGGAAAGGGCAAGCTCAGTTTCTTGAAACAGAAGGGGAGGATCATGTTTTTCACATCATTGATTCTGGTTCAGAGAAAGCTTTGGAACTTATCAAGAAATGTGCTGAATTCTTGAACAAAGATTAG